Within Hyla sarda isolate aHylSar1 chromosome 7, aHylSar1.hap1, whole genome shotgun sequence, the genomic segment gggAGGGATTGGACACAAATGTTGCGGGAGCGGGCGGAGTGGAGCAAACACCCTGCGGGAGGGATTGGTCAAAAAATCTTTGGGAGcaggattgaaaaaaaaataaataaataaaaacagtccCGCACAGGGCTCTAATCCAAAGAGTCAGGTAAGTGGTGTACACTATAATCTCCTTTCCTCAACATTCTACAGGGAGAGAACCTTACCTTCTGTATCCCAGCAGTCCAGTGGGCTTGGTTGCGCACAAGGTACTTGCAAATGGAAGTTGAAAGGAGTTGAGACAAGGAATTATGATCTCGAGGGGCATGCAATTTTTCCAAAGCTTTTTATAATCTTCACTCCCAATGGATAAGGACACATACAAATTTAATACGAGAATATTTAATTCAACATTTCTATCCATTTAATTTTGAGGCACATGCTGATCTTTAACGTTACCAAAAACTGATGATTTAGGACCCTCCTTTAATAAATACAGAGGTTAAAttaatttataattatatataattttattttgagCTCAATGATGGGTCATAAAAATTGAAAAGATATTGTTGGACCACACTTAAAATCTCACCTTGAAGGCCATCTACTGGTTTACAGGAGAAGAGGTGTGTGCAGGGCAAAACCTGTTGCCTTCTTTACTAGTTGCTGATGTAGTTATCAGTGAATTATTGCTGCAACAGTAAAATTTACCATTTTAGAGATTACTATTCCAAAACAAAACATGACACTAAAAGGGGAAGGATTAAGGACATCAATGTAATGATATTTATTACTATTGTATATCTACATACATGGGgtcaaagagtacctgtcatcaaaccatattttctaaactaactcagattattttccctaactactcctaacacccctcctgtcctaaaaaatttttttcgagctctaaaaagctctgtatcataccttcccCCTTACTCACATTATGTGAGCTCCCAGtaagagaaagtgggtgttccccagcaggcgcgacgtcactgaagcctgcaagcgctgtgccttgccatgccccgcacgcacttcctgagtttggacttctgccagtccgggtggagaccaaactgactgtttgacttgcggcagggaacagaacagagccaccttgtggctgttttttcaatcacataaaaaaaaaatataaaaggttgagaattttaacagcaagtatatagcaaagtgtcttataataacatggaacaatatattaaaagtttagtttggtgacaggtactctttaaaaggcCATTGGATTTTGACAAAGAAGACCATACCAAGATAAGCACAAAGACCTGCAAGTAGTAAAGTAGTGCAAGAGACAAATGCtttcttaaataaataaatacatgcatGGATCACAGAATAATGAATAAACCATCTCATGTGTAAACCCTGTTGCAAAAAAAGGGGGAGTGAAGGAAAACCAAGCGAAAGAAAATTGCACAATCACACTGCGCCATTGGGTGAACAGAGATTTGGCCTCACTTATTCCCATCAATACCTAATACACTTTTGCATTATGGGCTGTAATGTAGAAGTGTATTATTGAGAATACCCAACCCTTATACCAAAGCCCTCCAGAACCATGTCACATGCTTTTTTAAAtactttaataataaaaaaaaagatggagaTGGCAAGAATAACACCTGACAAACCACTTATTTTTCATTGGCAATTAGCAAGAGTCAATGGCAATTATAAGGAAGATTTTATCTTCTGACCATTAGATTGTGATCCACCAACACacaatactttattttttatcttgTTTCACCAAGACATAAATGGCTCTAATATGTCTAGCGCCTGTTGACCCCTTAACAGTACCTGTCCAGAGAagagtaatgtatatacactgctgaaTTGTCAGCTTTTTCATATAGGTATTAGATGACTGGTTACATAGCCTTCCTGATAAAGTGAAAGATATtataaaaaccttttttattcTAACCAGAACTCAGCTTAAATTTTTCCACAGCACTTCCAAGATAGGAATGCTAAGCGGTCTAAATGGGCCCATTTTATTGTTAGTCAATTTTGATAAATGAGGATCAATATTTGAACAATTAAGCAGACTATACTCTCTCTCTATTGTGATACTACAAAAGGAGTAAAAATAATGCATAAAGAAGTCTAGAGACACCACATGTTATCCTCTATGTCAAAGATGTCCAGAAAAGTTATTTAAGATTTAGCTATAAATACCCAACCCTTATACCAAAGCCCTTCAGAACCTGGTACATAGTACTGACCTTACTTACTGTCTTCCTTTTTGTTAATTTAAACAGACATCTTGACCAAATatggctttataaaaaaaaaaaaaagaataaaataacacgcacatatatatatacatatatttgtttCTAGAAGGCAAACTATAGTAGCAGTTTACAGGAATTGGACACCACAAAATTGTCACATCCTAGTAAATTTAACTATGTCTGGGACATACAGGGACTAGGGTCTGGGAAGTAGAGTCTGCAAAAGCTAAACTGATTTTGATTGGGCAAATAAAATCACATGATCTGTTAAACTTCACATATTTCTAAGATTAGTGGTGGTCATcaattctttaatttttcttatCTTTACTTACCATATGTAACCAGTAAGAACAACTTGGTTTTCTTCCAACTCACATGCCAATATTGGCTGAGCATTGTACATTTGGGGGATATCCCAAGGCTTTTGGGGGGTATCCCCAAGCACAAAGTATAATTTCTAACAGCCCAATcattgagatagttttttcggtgtgtgtattttttgatgtttaacaagatgtaaTTTCTGGACAAAtgttttcccacattctgagcaagtGAATGTCTTATTCTCTGTGTGGATTTTCTGATGTTCAATAAGATGTATTTTCTGGATAAATCCTTTCTCGCACTTTGAGCATGAAAATggtctctctcctgtgtgagttctcaggtGTCTCTCCAGATGTGATTTCCTGGCAAAACATCTCCCACACTccgaacataaaaatggcttatcTCCAGTATGACTTCGCTGGTGTTCAACAAGTATTGATTTCCTGGTgaaacttttcccacattctgaacatgcatatggcttttcccctgtgtgaactCTGTGGTGCTCAACAAGAACAGATTTctttgtaaaacattttccacattctaaacatgaaaatggtcTCTCATCTCTGTGAATTCTCTTGTGCATATAAAGATTAAAAGCATTTTTATAAtgtttcccacattcagaacattgatatattttatattctttatgattattatttgcaTTACCAGTCTGCGATTGATCAAATGTAGTTTCCATGTGGTTAGTGAAATCGGATGACAGATTCGGGCTTGGAAGGACTGTGTTGGGGGTAACTGAGTTTTCAGTAGTAGTATGGTGAGAAATATCTTCAAGTTTTGCTTCATGATAAGGAAATAAGGGATGTCCCTCTGAGATTTCAGCACAGTCATCTGCTGAAATAAGAATTACAATTTTATTTTCAGGCTGATCTAGATATTTTAAAACCACTTTTAAAGGCAATAGTCTTCCCTAGCAACGAGCGATACAATAATTATCATCAGTCCCCAATgatacattacatacagtattcGTTTTAAAATGGCTTTGTGAATTATTTGTTTTaggaaataaattccaaagtctgagcttattaattcattcatttttaataacaTTCCTATGCTATTCCCAGGTGACAGTCCTAAGTTTACTCTGTACAGCTTCTTTATCATGCTATCAAAATAGTCTTGTTGGGCGTATTAGTGATAGAAAATGAACAGCAATGTCACCACTAAACAACTATTTGCACCTTTCTGTCTGAGACTTTGGggtacattttaaccccttaaaggggtattccaggccaaaacttttttttatatatcaactggctccggaaagttaaacagatttgtaaattacttctattaaaaaatcttaatccttccaatagttattagcttctgaagttgagttgttgttttctgtctaactgctctctgatgactcacgtcccgggagctgtgaagctcctatggggatattctcccatcatgcacatctcccgggacatgacatcatcattgagcagttagacagaaaacttcagaagctaataactattggaaggattaagattttttaatagaagtaatttacaaatctgtttaactttccggagccagttgatatatataaaaaaaggttttgcctggaatacccctttaaccccttaaggactcaaggtttttccgtttttgcactttcgttttttcctccttaccttttaaaaatcataaccctttcaattttccacctaaaaatccatattatggcttattttttgcgtcgccaattctactttgcagtgacattagtcattttacccaaaaatgcacggcgaaacggaaaaaaaaatcattgtgcgacaaaatctaaaaaaaaacgccattttgtaacttttgggggcttccgtttctacgcagtgcatatttcggtaaaaattacaccttatcattattctgtaggtccatacggttaaaatgatactctacttatataggtttgattttgtcacacttctggaaaaaatcataactacatgcaggaaaatttatacgtttaaaaatgtcatcttctgacccctataacttttttatttttccacgtacggggcggtatgaggactcatttttttgcgccgtgatctgaagtttttattggtatgatttttgttttgatctgactttttgatcactttttattcattttttaatgttttaaaaaattaccaaaatacgcttttttggactttggaatttttttgcgcgtacgccattgaccgtacggcttaattaatgatatttttatagttcggaaatttacgcacgcggcgataccacatatatttatttatttattttttttacactgttttattttttttatgggaaaaggggggtgattcaaacttttattagggaaggggttaaatgacctttattaacacttttttttaactttttttttgcagtgttatagctcccatagggacctataacactgcacacactgatctcctatgctgatcactggcgtgtattaacacgcctgtgatcagcattatcggcgcttgactgctcctgcctggatctcaggcacggagcagtcattcgtcgatcggacaccgaggaggcaggtaagagccctcccggtgtccgatcagctgttcgggacaccgcgatttcaccgcggcggtcccaaacagcccgactgagcaaccgggatactttcagtttcactttagaagcggcggtcagctttgaccgccgcttctaaagggttaatactgcacatcgccgcgatcggcgatgtgtggtattagccgcgggtcccggccgttgattagcgccgggacccacgcgatatgatgcgggatcgcggcgcgatcccgcttcatatcgcgggagccggcgcaggacgtaaatatacgtcctgcgtcgttaaggggttaaggacccggggtttttctgtttttgcattttcgttttttcctccttacttttaaaaaatcataactctttcaattttgcaccaaaaaatccatatgatggtttattttttgcgccaccaattctactttgtaatgacgtcagtcattttacccaaaaatatacggccaaatggaaaaaaaatcattgtgagacaaaatagaaaaaaaaaataaacgccattttgtaatttttgagggcttccgtttctacacagtacatttttcggaaaaaatgacaccttatctttattctgtagctctatacgattaaaatgataccctgcttatataggtttgattttgtcgcacttctggaaaaaatcataactacatgcagggaaatttatacgtttaaaattgtcatcttctgacccctataacttttttatttttccgtgtatggggcggtatgagggctcattttttgcgccgtgatctgaagtttttagcggtaccatttttccattgataggacttattggtcGCTTTTCATtcctttttcattatataaaaagtgaccaaaaatgcacttttttgcgcgtacgccattgactgtgcggtttaattaacgatatatttttataatttggaaatttccgcatgtggcgataccatatatgtttatttttatttacacagttatttttaatgggaaaagggggtgattcaaagttttattagggaaggggttaaatgatctttattcactttttttttatgtgtttatttcttgtagtgttatagcccgatagggggctataacactgcacacactgatcttttacattgatcaatggtttctcataagaaaccactgatcgatggttctgccgcttgactgctcatgcctggatctcaggcactgagcagtcattcggcaatcggacagcatggaggcaggtaaggatcctccggctctcttgtaagctgttcgggatgccgcgatttcgcagcggcgatcccgaacagccccctgagctaagcggcatggttttacttaaactttagatgtggcgttcaactttgaacaccgcgtctaaagggttaatagcaagcgCCAGcatgatcagtgctgcgcgctattagccacgggtcccggccgttgttagaggctgggcccgaccctcTATGACGCTATAGAACGGGaggggactcagggcgtacaggtacgccctgggtccttaacaggttaaaatacatatagatatttatataaggaagcagcactccaaagaTCGATTTCTTTTTTTCACCCATACTTATGTGCAAAGTTGATCTTTTGCCCATTGCACCGTCAATACAAACAGCGGCACACACACACtaaagccctcatttactaacagcattccgactctttttgtcgCGTTGTGCGCCTAAATTCTAGGTAAATTCTGAATGTGAAACAAAAAGAACCCGACAAAAagcctacaaaatgggcgtgttttTTGGGAAGAGAggtgtgttccctacatttcatcaaAAATCACTCGacttttctgaaaaccactcaaaatcgtgaattttctgggaagaaaaccctgcACTTTAatgcatgtataaagtttccaaAAGTGGAGTAAATTGGTAAATACTATGGGAAAAAAGGTTGGAtcaccaaaaaacacaacaaaacctacactccactgttAGTAAATCAGGTTCACTAAGTGCCTGAGGCCAATGCCTTCAGCATCAAAACTCAGTGCTTGTGCTCTTTGTATAAATGAGATATAAACGCAGGCTTGGCACACATCAAAGAAGAAGGGAGAAGTAAGGGGACAAGGAGGTGTGCCAGCCCGCTGCACTTGAAAGGCTCGCCAATGCCCATGTCACACTTCATAGAAGATTTATTAGGCTTACAAAGAACATAGGCTACACCAAAGTTACAAGTGATTAAGTGTCTTCCCATTAATCAATGTTGCATATTGGGTgggtgaacattttttttaagcaggggtGTTAACTAGTCATTACGGATCCCAAATATAGAGACACATTTATGACATGCAGGTGCTATGGCATACAAAATTAtgtataactagctgagtacccggtgctgcccggtttttcctaccttatccttgtgggggaggaaaagcaacaaaggaggaagcttttgtcctcatatccctttccctaaatcctgacctcatatcacaaccccaaatcccctcctcatattccgacctcgtatcctgtcctcatatcccgtcctcatatcctgtccccatatcccatcctcatatcccgtcccaatatcccgaccacatatcccttccccatatcccgaccacatatcccttccccatatcccgaccacatatcccttccccatatcccgaccacatatcccttccccatatcccgaccacatatcccttccccatatcccgaccacatatcccttccccatatcccgaccacatatcccttccccatatcccgaccacatatcccttccccatatcccgaccacatatcccttatccatatcccgaccacatatcccttatccatatcccgaccacatatcccttatccatatcccgaccacatatcccttccccatatcccgaccacatatcccttccccatatcccgaccacatatcccgaccacatatcccgaccacatatcctgtccccatatcctgacctcatatcccgtccctatatcccgtcctcatatcctgatcccatatcccatcctcatattctgaccccatatcctgtcctcatattctgaccccatatcccgtcctcatatcctgaccccatatgccgtcctcatatcctgaccccatatcccgtccttatatcctgaccccatatcccgtcctcatattctgaccccatatcccgtcctcatatcctgaccccataatcCGTCCTCATAAtctgaccccatatcctgtcctcatatcctgaccccatatcccaggTGGGCGTGTTTTTGGGAAATGGGGcatggcatgcagggagggtgcggcttaccagccggactgacgcattcaccaggagaagcagagcagagcttgtggagtaaggcaccagaagtcctatatacttgcatgggacttgaaacaagtTGACTAGAAattaagtttcatgttaatatcttcagccgtttggacgtgatgctggaacatacacacacacacatatatacacacatacatacacacacacatatatacatacatacacacatacatacatacatacacacacacacaaacacacacacatacatacatacatacgcacacagtGTTTTATATCTATATAGATTGAACTTGCTGGACGTGTCTTCAGCTTTGACCCATCAATACTGCTGGCAACCTTATACAGAGGTCAGGGAGAATAGTGTAACACAATACCCCCTGAAGATATGGTTAATCTTCTCTCCCTGACCTCTGTATACGGCTGTCAACAGCTTTTAGTAATATAGGAGAGGTCTATATACCAAGCAATAAATACTCACTTGGACAGATGTTCACATTCCTCTCCTCTTCCTTACACTGATGGTTACAATTTATATAAAGGTCTTCTTCTTCCATAACTTCCACTTTGATATTGATCAGATCTTCACTCTAATTTAAGACATAAAACAGATAATAAACAAATGAGAAAACTTCTGGAGAGTGTAGAgggtatgtcagtgtttcccaaccagggtgcctccagatgttgcaaaactacaactcccaacatgcctggacagcctttggctgtccaggcatgctgggagttgtagttttgcaacacctggaggcaccctggttgggaaacactggggtatGTGGAGATCTCAGCTTCATCTACCTGATGATCCAGTGGAATATAATCATTTTCCTTTAGACAATCCTGTGAATATAGAGGACTGGGACATCTCTCTGGTGTATTTTGATTGTCAGATCCAACTGTTGGAAAatgcattaaagggtacctttcatcaaaaaaactaaaaaaaacttttgatatattatagattaatgtatgcagaataactttccaatcgcacgttataaaaaataaaaaaaatatgcttctttctatttaattttacactttgaaaaaattaccactatgggtctccctaccagtcctggccacaagcctttttttaaaaatagatttcagactcatgctggagtcctaaatcccagactgcagctgggacacagacaagctcagcactgctccctgcctgtcaatcagacaggcaggagcaagCACTGTGCTCATGGCACAGccgggcatactcctgactctgccttactgcatgccctcattcattttattatctgagctccgatctttcttctctctgcacttgcagttgtaaacagagaggagaagattcagagctgccggcTGCGGTGTTCACAGCCTCTTCCTCTCTCACACTTGGAcagctgaatgagcagccaagaagacaataaatcaaATAGAAAGATAgggttttgaatgaaaagaaacacagggatagtgtcagtATGAGTCAGGGAAAGATGGGGGTggggattagggagagtttagattATGATAGGTACTCATTAAGCTTGAATGTATTGCCCCCAAAAGTGCTAACATTAAAGCGTTATGATCACTTGAAAAACTTTCCCATGTGGTTTATATTTTCAGATATAGTCAGGATAAGTGAGGGATTGTGGGGTTCAATTCCTGGCTGACCCCCAGTCTGACTCATTGTAGGATTGAACGCCATAGACTTACTATAGAATCCGTCTCCTACAATCAATCAGATGAAACGGCCAGCTGGGAAGTGAAGTGCTCCGTAGCACGCTTTTCCCAGCTATATCTTTATTTAGGTCTCAGCACCGACAACCGGACtgtttaaaacttttgacatgtctgtctgacattgaaagtttttttttaagtgacagtaaGGCTTAAAGTATCCTCTTACCTGGTGATAAGATGGGCTGGATATTTTCCACCATGACATCTTTGTACAGATCCTTATGTCGTTCTAAATATTCCCACTCTTCCACCGAGAAATAGACAGTGATATCCTGATATCTTCTAGAAACCTGTTACAATGATACAGTCATTATTCAgttatttttagagatgagcgaacttacagtaaattcgattcatcacaaacttctcggctcggcagttgatgatttatcctgcataaattagttcagctttcaggtgctcccgtgggctggaaaaggtggatacagtcctaggagaatctttcctaggactgtatccaccttttccagcccaccggagcacctgaaagctgaactaatttatgcaggataagccatcaactgccgagccgagaagtttgtgacgaatcgaatttactgtaagttcgctcatctctagttcttttCATAGTATTGCTCTGTCATGTCCccgcagcagtgctcacctctccagtcagcagctctaTGATCTTATTTGTGAGTTCTAGGATCATTTGCTCATTGTTTTTCTTATGAGTTGTAGTCATCATGAATGGACTTTGGGTCTTGCTCCTTTCTACTGACAAAAAAGAAAGGTGACTGGACCCCACACATTCACTAGATGTCTTCTTTACCAAGGTGTAATCCTAAATATGAAAAGGAACCTGATAAATGTCACTTACATTTTCGGAATATTTATCctctttaatgttatttttttttttaaaaaggacacCATGTGACAAATCCCAGATACCcttacctctccagtcagcaggtaGATTATCTCCAGCGTTAGAGTTAATATGCGCTCTGTCATTTTATTTCTGCCCTTATCCAATGGATCGGTTAAGGAGAGGACCATTGCCTTGGAGAGAAAATTATGAGGAGACTTTAGTTAGGAGCATCCTGTACCAGAAAAAACATATTGGACAGTTCTTTACCAATATACAGTCCGTAagtgttgacacccctgaaatttctagaaaattaagtatttctcccagaaaaggtttgcagtaacacatgttttgctatacacatgtttatttcctttgtgtgtattagaactaaacaaaaaaagggaggaaaaaaagaaaattggacataatgtcaccaaactccaaaaatgggctggacaaaattattggcaccctaaacttaatatttggttgcacaccctttggataaaataagtgaaatcagtcgcttccaataaccatcaataagcttcttacacctctcagccggaatgttggaccactcttcctttgcaaactgctccaggtctctcttattggaaggcgccttttcccaacagcaattttaagatctctccacaggtgttcaatgggatttagatctggactcattgctgccacttcagaactctccagcgctttgttgccatccatttctaggtgctttttgacatatgtttggggtcattgtcctgctggaagacccaagatcttggatgcaaacccagctttctgacactgggctgtacagtgcgacccaaaatccattggtaatcctcagatttcatgatgccttgtacacattaaaggcacccagtgccagaggcagcaaaacaacccaaaacatcattgaatctccaccatatttcactgtaggttctgtgttcttttctttgtaggcctcattccattttcggtaaacagtagaatgatgtgctttaccaaaaagctctatcttggtctctggTCTCTATCTgttcacaagatgttttcccagaaggattttggattactcaagttcattttggcaaaatgtagtcttgcttttttatgtctctgtgtcagcagtggggtcctcctgggtctc encodes:
- the LOC130282836 gene encoding oocyte zinc finger protein XlCOF7.1-like is translated as MVLSLTDPLDKGRNKMTERILTLTLEIIYLLTGEDYTLVKKTSSECVGSSHLSFLSVERSKTQSPFMMTTTHKKNNEQMILELTNKIIELLTGEVSRRYQDITVYFSVEEWEYLERHKDLYKDVMVENIQPILSPVGSDNQNTPERCPSPLYSQDCLKENDYIPLDHQSEDLINIKVEVMEEEDLYINCNHQCKEEERNVNICPTDDCAEISEGHPLFPYHEAKLEDISHHTTTENSVTPNTVLPSPNLSSDFTNHMETTFDQSQTGNANNNHKEYKIYQCSECGKHYKNAFNLYMHKRIHRDERPFSCLECGKCFTKKSVLVEHHRVHTGEKPYACSECGKSFTRKSILVEHQRSHTGDKPFLCSECGRCFARKSHLERHLRTHTGERPFSCSKCEKGFIQKIHLIEHQKIHTENKTFTCSECGKTFVQKLHLVKHQKIHTPKKLSQ